Within Lusitaniella coriacea LEGE 07157, the genomic segment CTACCTCAGTAGTGCTTTCAAACTATGATTTTATCTAGGTTCGGTGCGCTTTTGTTCGCTGTCGCGTTCTCGAGCGCATTTACTAATATAGCCACTCTCCCCAGTCATGTCAACCCTAATCTTGAATTTTTTTTTGGGACAACCTCTATCTACCTCCTCGCCTGCCTTTTGTGGGAAAATTAGTTTTGGAGTTTGGAGGGTAAGGAGAATTTTGACGAGTTTTCAGTTTGTTATTTCTACTTTGAATGAGTTTTGGAGCGATCGCGGCTGTTTAATTGCTCAACCTTACGATACGGAAAAAGGGGCGGGGACGATGAATCCTCATACCTTTCTGCGTGCAATTGGATCTGAGCCGTGGTCTGTGGCTTATGTGGAACCGTCTCGAAGACCGACGGATGGGCGCTATGGCGAGAATCCCAATCGCTACCAGCATTACTATCAATATCAAGTTTTGATTAAGCCATCCCCTCCTAATATCCAGGAGGTTTACCTCGATTCCTTGAGTGCGTTGGGAATTGCAGTTGAAGATCACGATATTCGTTTTGTTGAGGATAATTGGGAGTCTCCAACGTTAGGTGCTTGGGGAGTGGGTTGGGAAGTTTGGCTTGATGGGATGGAAATTACCCAATTTACTTACTTTCAGCAGTGTGGTGGCATTGATTGCCGTCCAGTGTCTATTGAGATTACTTACGGTCTGGAGCGATTGGCGATGTATCTTCAGGATGTGGACGCGATCGCGAAAATTCAGTGGAATGACCGCATTAGTTATGGCGACGTTCACCTTCAGGGAGAAGTGGAACAGTGTACTTACAATTTTGAAGCATCCGATCCCGACCTACTCTTTAAGCTATTTGGTTTATACGAACAGGAAGCAAAGCAGTTAATCGATCAAGGTTTAGTGCTTCCGAGTTATGACTATGTTCTCAAATGCTCCCACACCTTCAACTTGCTCGATGCGAGAGGGGTCATTTCTGTAACCGAGAGAACTCGTTACATTGGTCGGATTCGCAATTTGGCAAGACAAGTGGCACAACTTTATTTGCAGCAACGAGAGGCATTAGGATTTCCTCTATTAAAGGTATAGCGATTGAATTGAAATGAATGCGACTCGATGGGTTATTCTCTGCTGTGCTTACGGTGCGAGCTTATTATCGACGGCTATTTTAGGGTTTCCGACGCGATCGGTTTCCTGGCAACAATGGGGTGGATTAGCATTAAGTTGGGCAATTTTGGGAGTTGTTGCTGGATTCGTCGTACCGCGATTTTGGCGCATGAGTCCCCGATTGCCGATTTGGATTGCGGCGGGGTTGGTGGGTGCTTTAGCGGTTTCTCATTTGCAGTTGCGCGTCCCTCAAATGGCTCGGAACGATCTTAGTTTGCTGGTTCCTCAGCTTGAAGGATTGGCAACAGTTCGAGGTCAAATTTTGAATATGCCAACCCTTAACCGCAAGCAAAATGTCCGTTTTTTGTTGGCAGCAGAGACGGTTAACGATCGCGCGATTTCTGGAAAGGTTTATGTAACCGTACCATTGCTTCAAGGAACGGGTCTGGTTCCCAGGCAAGGCATTACGATTCGAGGAATTTTGTATCAACCCAAACCTGCCGCTCATCCTGGCGCTTTTGATTTTCAGGGCTTTTTAGCACGGCAAGGCGTTTTTTCAGGACTCAAGGGTTATTCAGTGGAGTCTTTGACAGAAGCGCCTTGGGGATGGTGGCAAATTCGATCGCGCATTATTCGCGCTCAAGTACGCTGGTTAGGCAGTCCGACGGGACAATTGGTGAGTTCGATTGTTTTGGGACGGCGCGCAGTCGATCTTCCCGACGATATTCGAGAGGCATTTATTCAAGCGGGTTTAGCTCACGTTCTTGCCGCTTCTGGGTTTCACGTTTCTCTATTGCTGGGTGTCATTCTTGTGCTAACTCGCAATTTGGCAGGAGGAACGCGGTTGTGGATTGGGATGGTGGCGTTGAGCATTTATGTGGGTTTGACGGGCGTTCAAGCGTCGGTGATGCGAGCAGTTATTATGGGATGCGGCGCGCTGGTCGGGTTGGCAACGGAACGAAAGGTTAAACCCCTCGGATTGTTATTACTCGCGGCAACGCTATTACTACTGTGCAACCCTTTATGGATTTGGGATTTAGGGTTTCAGTTGAGTTTCCTGGCAACATTGGGATTAATGGTGACAACTCCCAGGATTGTGGAAAAGTTGGATTGGCTGCCTCCCACAATTGCGACGTTAATCGCCGTTCCCCTCGCGGCTTCCCTGTGGACATTGCCGTTACTGCTTTACGTTTTTAACACCGTCGCAACCTACAGTATTCCGATCAATATTCTGACAACGCCTTTAATTTCTGCCATTAGTCTTGGGGGAATGGTTAGTGCGTTAGTGGCATTGATTTTTCCGCTTGCAGGCAGCGCGATCGCGTGGTTGCTCTATTATCCCGCACAAATCCTTATCGCGATCGTGCAATTTTTCACCCATTTACCGGGTCATTCTTGGGCTGTGGGAAAAATCGAACTGTGGCAATTATTCCTCGTTTATGGCGCAATTTTCCTAATTTGGCAGCTAAAGCACGTGCGTCGTTATTGGGGAGGAATTCTCTTATTTTGCATTCTATTGATTATTGCGCCCATTTACTACAACCATTTGACGCGCGTACAAATTACCGTGTTGCCGACCCAACCCTTACCTGCAATTGTATTGGAAGATCGGGGGAAAGTCAGTTTAATCAATAGCGGCGATGAGGATACGGTTCGCTACACCGTACTTCCTTTTTTACGCAATCGAGGAATTAATTCTCTGCATTTCGCGATCGATCCACAGTATGACCTACAACAGGGTTGGTCAAGTATTTTTGAGGATTTAAGCGTTAAAACCTTTTTCGCAATCCCAGAGCGCGAGAAAAGTGGCATAAAGGATACGAAAGGGGCAAAATACCAACCCCTCAAAGCCGGTCAAACCATTAAATTAGGTTCTGCTCTAACTCTAAAAGTAATGCATACCTCGCCCTCTGTTTTTCAGTTAAAAACTCAAGAAGGACAATGGTTATTAGTCGATTGGCAAGTGCCACAACCTCAAAATCCAAACCCAACCATCCAGTCTGTCCCCATCGCGCAATCTGAAATATTGTTATGGTCTGGCGAAACCCTAAAACCCGAATGGTTAAAAACCATTCAGCCTAAAGTTGTGATTACCACTTCAGAAAAAACGGTGCCAGACCCCCAAAAACAAATTCAGTTATACGCAACAGAACGCGATGGTTCGGTTCAATGGCAATTGGGAAAAGGATTTGAAGCCAACATTGAAACGACCGATCTCAATAACTCTATTCTCTAAAGTTCTGGTCAATTGCACCCAAAACTCAGTAGAATAGCTAGGATACGCTCTAAACCTGGAGAGGTGGCAGAGTGGTTGAATGCGGCGGTCTCGAAAACCGCTAAGGCGGCAACGTCTTCGAGGGTTCAAATCCCTCCCTCTCCGTTTTCCATTAGCTCTAGAATTTGTGTTATTCAGCTAGAGATACGCTATGACTGAAAGCAAGCACAAAGCTTACTCGTCACACATCCTGAACCCTGTTGAGTCCATTCGCAAGCGACCTGGAATGTATCTTGGCAGTACGAATTTCTTTGGCTTCGTTCAATACCTTGTATCCGCGTTCGATCTCATGCTCGATTGTGGAGCGACGTGGCTCGAATTTGAAGTGGCAGAGAACTTTAAAATGTCTTCCGATGCCTGCATTCCAACGTCCTTCAACGCTCGTCAGTTGCTGGAGCCATTTGAAGCAATTGGCAAGTTTGAATATCAGCACGCTCCTGATGCAATTGTACTCATGGCTCTCTCACAAGAGTTCCGGGTCACCATTAACGATGGTGAAACACAAACCGTGCTGGCAACAGAATATGGCGAGCGAGAATTGCTCCAACGGGAGCCGGCAATCACTTCAAAAGTCGGCACTGTCTTAGAATTCTCTCCCGACTGTTATATCTTCTCCGTTGTTGAAGTATCGTCAATGGTTGTTCATAGCTACTGCAAGCGAACTGCCTGTCTTCATCCGGGTGTGGCGTTTCGCATTAAGATCGGCGACGAGGTAACGGAATACAGGTCTAATGATGGCATTTGCGATTTCTTTGCTGCAATTTCAACCCCCTACCAGATCCTTCACCAGCCAATTCACATTCATGAATCTAATGGCGACCTCACAGTCGAAACTATTTTCACTTTTCACAGTTGGACAGAGAACCGAATCTGGTCATTCGCTAACAAGGGTCGCGTCCCAGATGGCGGCACGCATGAAGCTGGAATGCTGGATGCAATCGCCCAACTGCATAATCGGCACACGGATTCGGCTGTAGGCGTACTCGCCGTACTCGCCATCGAATATCCTCACGTAACCTATGAGGGCTGTATCAAGGCGCGTATTGGCAATCCCGAACTACGCGATCGCGTCTGCAAGCTTGTTACCACTGGTTTGGAGCATTGGGTTCGCGATAATGTACAAGAGGTTGAATACCTCAAGACGATCGAACGGTTCCAGTTCGCTGATGTTTGGTGATGGAAGTCTAGTGGTTCGTCAATCTCGATCTTGTGCGTTGAGGCTGACACGGTGATGCGGAGACGGGGAGAGGTGGCAGAGTGGTTGAATGCGGCGGTCTCGAAAACCGCTAAGGCGGCAACGTCTTCGAGGGTTCAAATCCCTCCCTCTCCGTACATTATTGACGCTTTTAATACTTCCGTTCCTTGGGTTCAAAGCGATTGATACTCACATCCATGTATTCAATCTCAATGCCCGCAGGGGAATAATAAGCCAGAGTGTGTTTGAGGAATTGTTTGTCATTCCGATTGGGAAAATCTTCCCGCGAGTGCGCGCCGCGACTTTCTTGACGCTTCAGGGCAGAAGTTAAGATTGTTTCGCCAACAATGGTTAAATTTTGCAATTCCAGCGCTTCTAGTAACTCTGTATTCCAGCAGGTATCTTTGTCGTCGAGATAAATTTGCCCATACTGTTGCTGGAGTTGGCGTAACCGTTTCAAGCCTTCCTGCATAATTTCTGCGGTGCGAAAGACTCCGCAATGTTCGCTCATGCAATCTTGGAATTCTTGGCGAATTTTAGCAATACGAATCGTTCCATTTTGATTTAAAAGGGATTGAATGCGTTCTTTTGCAGCGTTGAGATAGGATTGGGCATTAACATTAGGAAGTTTGCGGTTCTGTACGCATCCAGCAATGGTTTTACCCGTTCTTCTGCCATAAACCACACATTCTAAAAGGGAATTACTACCCAAGCGGTTTGCCCCATGAACGGAGACACAGGCACATTCCCCAGCAGCGAAGAAACCTTCTACCAGGCTGTCCGCAGAACGGCGTACTTGCCCGTCAGTATTGACAGGGATGCCTCCCATTGAGTAATGGGCAGTGGGGCGCACGGGCATTGGTTCATCTACTGCATCAATATCTAAGTGTCGGTGGGCTTCTTCCCAAGCAAAGGGAACGCGCAGCATAATACTTTCCCGTCCCATGTGGCGCAAATCGAGATGAACAAAGGTTCCGCCAGGACTGCCATCGGGATGAATACCACGTCCGGCACGAATTTCAAGGGTGATGGCGCGGGAGGTGATGTCGCGGGGGGCAAGTTCCATTTGATTGGGGGCATAATCTTCCATGAAGCGCTTGCCGTCACTATTGCGCAGGTAGGCTCCTTCCCCCCGAACGGCTTCGGAAATGAGTACGCCAACGGGATACAATCCTGTGGGGTGAAATTGAACGAATTCCATGTCTTCTAGGGGTAATCCCGCGATCGCGCACATGGCTAATCCATCCCCCGTTGAGGCATAGTCATTAGAAGTTGTATTAAAGACTCTACCGTAGCCCCCAGTTGCGAACATCACTGCTTTCGCCCGAACGACTTCTAAGGAACTATCGAGAATGCGGTACATAACAACGCCTTTCGCCGTATTCTCTTCGAGAATCAGTTGCAAAACGTACCATTCTTCATAAACGCGCACGCCGTAGCGTCGCAAATTGTTGACCAATTCGTGTAGAATCGCGTGTCCGGTTTTATCGGCAGCATAGCAGGTGCGCTTGTGGGAGTGTCCCCCAAATGCGCGTTGGGCAATGCGCCCGTCGGGGAGACGGGAGAAAAGAACGCCCAGATGTTCTAAGTCAATGACCACATCCGGGGCTTCTTGAGTGAGAATTGCAACGGCATCTTGATCTGCGAGGTAGTCGGAACCTTTAACCGTATCGAAGGCGTGGGCTTCCCAACCATCTTCAGGATCGACGTTTCTTAGAGTTGCTGCCATTCCCCCTTGGGCGGCGACGGAGTGAGAGCGGATGGGGTGGGTTTTGGCAACAATGGCAACGTCAATGCTGGGGTCAGTCTGTTTGATTTCGAGGGCAGCACGGCAACCAGCTAAACCACCGCCAACAATAATAACGTCGTGTTCGAGCATTTGGGATCGGCACAGTGAGTGTTCTTTTTTTTATCGTGACTTAGATAGCGCGTTCTGGGGGATGAATCGGGAAACTTCGTTACAAACAAAATTTAACGCTATTTTTGATTTTTCGGATGCCACACTTGAATTGCGCGTCCTTTAATCTCTTTTCCCAACCAATAGGTATTGTGACTGAGAGATTGCAGGGTTTGAGGGTTAACGTTCCAGGTTTGATGGGGATCGAATAAAACTAACTCTGCCGATTCTCCCACAGCACAACGCAGGGGGGGCTGCTGAAGGCAGCGCAGGGGTGCCGTACTCAAGCGATTCCATAGTGTTAGTGCGGACCATTCGCCGGTTTCAACGAATCGATGCCACAACAGAGGAAGGGCAAGTTCCAATCCAATTGCGCCGCAGGGTGCGTCAGCAAAGGCAACGGTTTTCTCGGCATAGGTGAAGGGTGCGTGATCGATCGCGATCGCGTCTAGGGTTCCTTCTCGAACTCCTTGAATTAAAGCCGCGCGATCGTTGGGATTGCCAAGGGGAGGATCGAGGCGCAAATTGGGATCGTAACTCCCCATCTCTTCGGTGGACAAGAGTAGGTGCAACCAAGTGACGCTAGCAGTAATCGGTAAACCGCGCGATTTCGCTTCTGCAATCAACTCAACGCCTCGTGCAGTTGAAACGCGCATCAAATGGACGTTTGCGTGGGTTACAGCAATGATTTCTAGTAATGCCGCGATCGCGGCGGCTTCAGAAATTGCCGGATCTCCAGGCAAACCGGAACGAATCGATAGTACGCCCTCTCGCATTACACCTTCTCCCCGTAGCGCGCGATCGGTTGCCACTAAAGCAAGGGGTTTTCCTAAAGGTGCTAAATACTCCAAAATCTGACGAAGTACGCCAAAATTCGAGATCGGGCGACCATCTGTAAAACCAATACAATGGGCAGCACTTAACTCCGCCAATTCGGTCATTTGTTGCCCTTCGAGGTTTTGAGTTGCCGCACCCCAAAAATAAAAACGGGCTGTGTTAGGGGGTTGCTTTTTACGCAAGCGTTCTAATACCGATGGATTATCAATAGGAGGAATGGTGTCGGGTAATAGAGCAATGCGCGTCACACCTCCCGCAAGGGCTGCTGAACGCAGGCTATCAAGGGTTTCCCGCTCTTCGCGACCGGGTTCGCCACTGCGAGCATAAAGCTCGACTAAACCGGGCGCAAGGATTAACCCTCGGCTGTCTCGCACGGTCGTTTCTTGAGGAATATCAACAATTTTGGGCGAAATCTCGCGAATTTTTCCCTCAGCAATCCAAATATCCGCCACGCGATCGGTTCCAGAAACCGGATCCAGGACTCTCACTTGTTCTAGGAGTTCGCTACCCATAAATCACTACGCATTTAAATCGCGAGCTAGGGCTGATGCAAAGGGATCGGATTTCCTCTGAAAATGCAAGCCAATCTGGGGGGAATAGGAAGACGTGCAGCGTTGATACCAATCGATTCAATCGTAAAGGGAGATGCATATTCCGCTTAACTCGAAGTCACTAAACGCTTGCGCAAGGATTCTACCCGACGCTTTGCCGTTGCATTTTTAGGTTCGTATTTCAAGGATTCTTCATAGACTTCTACTGCTTGAGCAATTAACTTTTTCTGTTCGTAAACGTGACCGAGATTATTTAACGCAATGACGTATTCAGGATTGTACTTAATGGCTTCTTTATACTGACGAATTGCCAAGTCGTGTTGCTCGTTTGCGAAGTAAGCATAGCCAATCCCATTATAGATTAAGGCTTTATTTTCTGGGATTATTTCTTCTGCTTTTAAGGCTTTATCAAATGCTTTCGTCGCTTGAGTAAACATTTTTTTGTCTAAAAAAATACTGCCTAATTCGTAATATTCTAAAGCAGTTCCCTTTTCTTTTTTGAGTTTATTTTGGAGTTTTGAAAGTTTGCTTTCCTTGCGCCGAACTTTAAAAATCTGAACTAAAATAACCCCGGATGCGATAGTCAATAATCCGAGCAATATAGAGATATAAATTGTGGGAAGAGTTTCATTCATGGTTTAAAAATCAACGATTCGGTTATTTCAATTAAGACAGTCCCCAATGGACAATTCTCTCCTGCAACCAACCGGATTTTTGCCAGCGTAGCAGCGCCCGATCGACTTGAAGGTATAGTTCGCTGTATTCCAATCCCTTGGGCATCGCAATACACAGGGCTTTTCCCGGCAAACGAACGGGTAAGAGGCGATAAGTGGGATATTCTTGAATCCAGCCGGTTAAAAGGGTTCTATCGGCGGCAAAAGCATCAATTTCCCCGATTTCCAGACGATCGCGCGCCTCTTGATAAGACTCAACGCCCACCAGGCGCGCTTTGGGAAATTCATAACGAATGTCCGCGATCGTACTCGATCCTTGCAAAACAGCAATCTTGCCTGTTGCTAAGTCCCCTCGACTTTGTATTTTGGGGTTGCGGCTGACCAATCCCGTGCTGTTTAAGTAATAATATCGGCTCAGGTTAACCACGCGATCGCGCACTTCCGTCGCACTCAGGTTAGCAACAACCAGATCGACTTCTCCCTGAAGCAATAGGGGTAAGCGATCTTGATTCCTCACAGGGCGAAACTCCACAGCATCGGGACTCCCCAACCACTCTTGAGCCAATTGTCGGGCAATATCAATCTCTAAGCCTTGCAAGTTGCCGCGATCGTCGGTGAATCCTAACGGGCGCAAGTTATCTTTAACTGCCACAATGAGCTTGCCCCGACGGTTAATTTCTGCCAAACTGGCAGCCGAAACCGGATCGCACAGAAAATAGGACGCGCCCAATAGCGCGATCGCGCAACTCAAACTGGCAATTTTCTGCTTTAGCATTAGGACGCTTGGAAATAGCAGTGAGATTGAATAAACGCTCTCGGTTTCACCGAAAGAAAAGCGAGATTTCGGGTGCGACTGAAACCGCCCCCATTCTCTTTACTTCGCCTGCTCTGCCAACTCTACCACTTTGCTAAAAGCTTCCGGATCGAGGATTGCAAGCTGCGCCAGCATTTTACGATTCAATTCGATATTTGCTTTTTTCAATTTTCCCGTAAACTGGCTGTAACTCAAACCGTGCGATCTAGAAGCAGCATTGATGCGCGTAATCCAGAGGCGGCGAAAATCTCGCTTGCGATTGCGGCGATCGCGGTAAGCGTTCCGCAAAGCCTTCATCACCTGTTGATTCGCCGTGCGGAATAACTTCGAGTGCGATCCTCGAAAACCTTTCGCGAGTTTAAGAATTTTTTTGCGCCGTTTGCGCGCAACGTTTCCGCGCTTTACCCTTGCCATAATTTTTTCCTAGGTTTTTCAATCAAATTTTCTTCAACAATCCACCTTACATATAAGGCATCATCAAGCGAACGTTCGGCGCATCGCGCTCGTCAACCAAAGATAGATTGGAGAGGCGACGGCGCTTGCGTTCGGCACTTTTGCACTGTAGTAAGTGGTTTTTATAAGCCTTACGACGGCGAATTTTTCCCGTTGCCGTTGGGCGAAAGCGTTTAGCGGCAGCTCTTTTGGTTTTCAGCTTGGGCATTGACTTGTCTCAATTCGACACAATTCATCATTCTACTATTAACCTCTCGGCTACAGCAAGCTTGCACCGATTTAAATTTTCCGTAGTGGGGGGTTTTGCTTTCAGGACTCGCGCCCCTCTCCCACATGGGGAAATCTACCTTTATGATAGAAGGAGACGCACGTCGATCGAGTCCGTTCGAGGTCATGTTTTCGGCAACCGTCCCAGACCTCGTTTTTCCTTATCCACTCCATTGCCAACGGCGGTTTTCAAAATGCTAAATTACCTTCTCTACAGCATTATTACCCTTGTTTTAGGGGGATTGGGCTATTCTTTAGCTTCCATGAGAATTATTACCGAAGGAAATGAAGCGCTAGTCGAACGATTGGGGAAGTTTCAGAGAAAATTGGAACCCGGACTAAATTTTGTGACTCCTTTCCTCGATTCGATTGTGGTGGAAGAAACCAATCGAGAAAAAGTACTCGACGTTCCACCGCAAAATACAATTACCCAAGATAACGTGTCTTTGAAAGTGGATGCGGTTGTCTATTGGCAAATTATCGATCTCGAAAAAACTTTTTACTTGGTTGAAGATGTTGAGGAAGCGATTGAGAATTTAGTCCTCACGACGCTACGTTCGGAAATCGGTCAACTGGATTTGGAAGATACTTACTCCTCCAGAGATAAAATCAACAAAACCCTTTTGCAGCAACTCGATGAAGCAACGGGAAATTGGGGCGTGAAAGTGACGCGGGTTGAAGTCAAAGAACTCACTCCCGCACAAAATGTCATGGAATCCCTAGAACTCGAACGGGCAGCGAAAAGTAAGAAAAATGCAGAAATCATGGAAATGCAGGGAACGCAGCAATCCATTGAAATGATTTCCGACGCGATCGATCGCAACAAAAATCGCAAAGAGGTTCTTAGCTTTTTAACTCTTCAGCGCTACGTTGAAGCCTTGGAGAAATTGGGCGATAGTTCCAATGCGAAGATCGTGTTTATGGATCCTAAAGCTTTGAATGAAGCCGTTGCCGAGCTGATGGATGGGGAAGTTCCATCAGATTCAGCCGGGGGGATCGATTTGAGTAACAATTAGGCATCCATTGAGATACCACCCCCTGTTCTTGCAAGAAAGCTTGAGGCTACATCAGTCCAACAGGAGAAAATAGATAGAATTGCCCCTTACTGTTTGATGTGAGGGGTTAAATTTTGGGATTGAATAATTTCCTGTAATAGTCCCTCGCAAGCGTCTAAGAGTAAGTCGATGACGTAATTGAAGCCTTCTTTCCCTCCATAGTAGGGATCGGGAACTTCGCGATCGCGGTGGCGCGAAGCAAAATCGCAGATTAGCTGCACCTTATTGCGATAGTTCCCGTCCACATCTGCGAATAAAATATCGCGATAATTATCGCGATCCATCGCCAGAATGAGATCGAACGCTTCAAAATCCGTTGCCTCAAACTGTCGCGCTTTTCCCTCTAAAACGATTCCGCGTTCCTTTGCCGCAGCCCGCATCCGTCGGTCGGGAGAGGAGCCGATATGATAGCTAGACGTACCCGCAGAATCGCAGGAAATCCGATCGCTCAAACCCGCCTGTGCTATTAAATGGTTCATGATATTTTCCGCCGAGGGAGAACGGCAAATATTACCAAGGCAAACAAAAAGTAACTTGTACGACATCGATTGCTCAAAATTAAGATTCCAACCTCAGTGATACTCAATCAAAGGAACGGTTGTCTAGTTTCTCGATCCTGAAATTCGTGCGCGATCGCGTAAGAGGGAAAGAATAAACGAATAAATAACACGACAAAACCACTCTACGCTCTTTCATATCCTTGCAACTTGCGTGTTATTGTTTTTAACGTTCGCTCGGCATCTATCACAATTCTTACTCTCATAGGGATCGCGCCCTCCAGGGTTCGAGTCGTTTTGCTCTTGGAGTTTCATCGGCACGCGACCGTTATAATGTACGCTTTCAGAACAATTCTCTATGTTTAAATCCCGTCGAAATTCTTTTAAAACTCACCGCAGCCCTTACTACAGCCGACGCAAACGCCGACTTCCCTCCCCGTGGCTGATACTTGCCGCGATTCCTCTGTTCTTAATTGCCGTCGAACTGCTTGCCCGTTCCGCGATCGCGGTATCTGGAAAAAGTCAGGAATTAGCGCGATATAAAGGCGAACCCGCCCTCGTCACTGCCTACCGCCTCCAATTCCTCTCTAACGATCGCAAACCCTACACCGCCTTGCCCGATCGCGGCGAACTCAAAGCCAAACACAGTATGGCTCTTGGCTATGAACTCGTGGGCAAACAAAAAAATAAATATTGGGCAATTGACGAACAAGGATTTCGAGACGAAGAACCGCTTCCCTTAGAAAAACCTAAAGATGAGATTCGGATTTTTATCCTAGGCAACTCCACAGCTTTTGGCAAAGGGAACCAGAGCAATGCTGCAACCATTGCGCCGAAACTCGAAACCTTGATGAACGAGCGCATTGCAACCCAGAAAAAATCCCCCGATAGCTATCGCCCCGATGCCTTAAGCTTTTATAAACCCGAACGAGACAAAGCCCTCGCCCTTCCTCCAAAAATTCGCCCTGGAACTTACCGAATTGTCAACGCAGCCGTTCCGGGTTACACCTCCGGCAATCACCTCGCCCAACTTGCCCTACAAATTCTCCCCTACAAACCCGATGCCATTATCGTCCTGGGCGGTTACACCGATTTGATGTTACCCAGCGATAAAACAGCGACGAATATTCCTCAACTCGATCGCTTTCTCGCCAACGCATCCGGACATTATCGGGCGGCATTAAGCCAGTCTCTGCGGGAGTGGTTTGCCAATAGTGCTTCTTATAAAGTCTGGCAATATTGGATTCTTAACCCCGAACCCTCCCTTGCAGAAAAAACCCTAGGCATGATGGAGGAAAACAAATCTCTCGATCGCCATCTTGCTGGAGATGATGAAGAATTGCAACGTCGCGTCGATCGCTACTACCAGAACTACAAACAGATGGTTCAATTGTGCGCGGGTGCTGGAATTCCCTTGGTATTAGCGCTTCAGCCAGAAGTTACGGGAAATTCCCCAGAAAAGCTGGAAGACGAGGAAAAAGAAATGCTCGAAACCTTGGGAGATGGATACCAGGAAGGGATCGAGGAAGGATA encodes:
- a CDS encoding transporter substrate-binding domain-containing protein; translation: MLKQKIASLSCAIALLGASYFLCDPVSAASLAEINRRGKLIVAVKDNLRPLGFTDDRGNLQGLEIDIARQLAQEWLGSPDAVEFRPVRNQDRLPLLLQGEVDLVVANLSATEVRDRVVNLSRYYYLNSTGLVSRNPKIQSRGDLATGKIAVLQGSSTIADIRYEFPKARLVGVESYQEARDRLEIGEIDAFAADRTLLTGWIQEYPTYRLLPVRLPGKALCIAMPKGLEYSELYLQVDRALLRWQKSGWLQERIVHWGLS
- the rplT gene encoding 50S ribosomal protein L20, with the translated sequence MARVKRGNVARKRRKKILKLAKGFRGSHSKLFRTANQQVMKALRNAYRDRRNRKRDFRRLWITRINAASRSHGLSYSQFTGKLKKANIELNRKMLAQLAILDPEAFSKVVELAEQAK
- the rpmI gene encoding 50S ribosomal protein L35 → MPKLKTKRAAAKRFRPTATGKIRRRKAYKNHLLQCKSAERKRRRLSNLSLVDERDAPNVRLMMPYM
- a CDS encoding SPFH domain-containing protein encodes the protein MLNYLLYSIITLVLGGLGYSLASMRIITEGNEALVERLGKFQRKLEPGLNFVTPFLDSIVVEETNREKVLDVPPQNTITQDNVSLKVDAVVYWQIIDLEKTFYLVEDVEEAIENLVLTTLRSEIGQLDLEDTYSSRDKINKTLLQQLDEATGNWGVKVTRVEVKELTPAQNVMESLELERAAKSKKNAEIMEMQGTQQSIEMISDAIDRNKNRKEVLSFLTLQRYVEALEKLGDSSNAKIVFMDPKALNEAVAELMDGEVPSDSAGGIDLSNN
- a CDS encoding low molecular weight protein-tyrosine-phosphatase; translated protein: MSYKLLFVCLGNICRSPSAENIMNHLIAQAGLSDRISCDSAGTSSYHIGSSPDRRMRAAAKERGIVLEGKARQFEATDFEAFDLILAMDRDNYRDILFADVDGNYRNKVQLICDFASRHRDREVPDPYYGGKEGFNYVIDLLLDACEGLLQEIIQSQNLTPHIKQ
- a CDS encoding SGNH/GDSL hydrolase family protein — encoded protein: MFKSRRNSFKTHRSPYYSRRKRRLPSPWLILAAIPLFLIAVELLARSAIAVSGKSQELARYKGEPALVTAYRLQFLSNDRKPYTALPDRGELKAKHSMALGYELVGKQKNKYWAIDEQGFRDEEPLPLEKPKDEIRIFILGNSTAFGKGNQSNAATIAPKLETLMNERIATQKKSPDSYRPDALSFYKPERDKALALPPKIRPGTYRIVNAAVPGYTSGNHLAQLALQILPYKPDAIIVLGGYTDLMLPSDKTATNIPQLDRFLANASGHYRAALSQSLREWFANSASYKVWQYWILNPEPSLAEKTLGMMEENKSLDRHLAGDDEELQRRVDRYYQNYKQMVQLCAGAGIPLVLALQPEVTGNSPEKLEDEEKEMLETLGDGYQEGIEEGYAQLTTAHDRLKKAYPNNVYIFNFHKMSVPKSGSDTSEAIFSDPIHLSEDANIELSKRLYDAVTGIPKMQLTPKNFDLK